aagaaaaaacttgaaCCACTATGGAACTAAAGATGACAGTTTGGGAAAGTTatcaaaaaaaattgaagaacaGTGTCCATTCTGCTATTAGGCTACCCAGCTTAGATTAGTAAAATTTAGGTTAGAACAGACTCTATTTTGGCTGTTTAGAGTATGTTTGTGCATGTGGATTCACTGTTATATTAAAAAGTGTCTGTGCTTTCTCTGCATTACTGTTTCAAGTCACTGTTAATCAGGGATGACAGTAGGGTGGCATAGTTTTGAAAGCTTCATTTGGAATTTTTTAATACAATTACTTTTAAGtacttatttctttaaaaaacatgaTAAACAGATTTTGAATCTAAATCTAAtaatacacatttttcttttctctaaacattacctctcctatgaggaaaggctgagagaattggggttgttcagactggagaagagaaggcttcagggtgacctaGTAGTGGCCTTCCAGTAAGTaaaagggagcctacaagagagCTGTAGAGGGACTTTTTGCAAGGGcttgtagtgataggacaaatgggaatggctttaaaatgaaagagagtaggtttagtaggaagaaattctttattgtgaggggggtgaggcactggaacaggttgccaagAGAAGTTGTGAacgccccatccctggaagtgttcaaatcCAGGCTTGATGGGGCTTCaggcaacctggtctagtggaaggtgtcccttgaCAGGgtgggggttggaactagatgatctttaagatcccttccaacccaaatcgttctatgattctgttatTAACACATTATgattgtcctctggaaatcaaGTTAAAACAAATCAAACCAATGCTGAGTGCCTTTGACCAAATTAAATGGTTAATATAGGAATTGGGGAATACAGACTGGAAGAGTCTTCAAGTTCTAATGCCCAGGTTCCACATATTTGTGATGCACCAGCATATTTGTGTATTGAAATCAGCATTCATAAAAtgctgcagcagtgccagagTGAAGTGCATTTGCCAAAATCTTGACTCAGTTGTATTAAGAAGTACATGTACTTTTGAATACTGTGTGCTGTAAGCAGGAAGCACCAGGTAGCACACCTACATCAgccacattttaaaatgctagCACAAATCCTACACATAACGATCTCCAAAGACAGCATGCTGGAGCACTGTTACTTTCAAGAGTAATGACATTGTTTTGCAAACTGACTGTACTTCTCCGAAAAGCTCCCCTGGAAGATAGTCATTGTCATTACACAGGAAAAGCTGCCAAGCAACTTCTGTGAGTTCGCAACAGGGTGCTACTGAAATTCTGTCTTGCTTTAAATAACTTTCTGCACTTCACCTTTTTAAAGAGCCTTCTATCTTGAATATCAAAACCCAGCAGATCAACAGATTAAGCTCTAGGTCCTCTCTCTGTATTAGAAAGATTGAAGTGGAAAGTGGTTCAATTGCACCTAAGTGACAATTTAACATGGTTTATGCTGACTGGCTTATTGTAGGAACTGTAATCCCATGAAAACTGGAACCCACAAACAGTTTTTGGATGAGCAATGTAACGGTGCCTTGTGTTTCTTACCACAAAAGATTTgaagttggttggttggttggttttgtttgtttcctatataagaaaaaaaggggagTGGGGGTGTTTAGgaagagcaaggaaaaaaattgaacagAATCTATGACTTTGAGCTTTGTGTGAAGTGATCTTGTTTATTGCATGCCCCAGAAAAAGCTATTTGTGGGCTTGTTACTGCAAGCGATTGTAAAGGAGCCTCTGTGCTCTCAAAGAACAAAACCTGTGATCTGAGGTAACCACAATTCAAATCACTTTTAAGAAAGCCTTGTTGATTCTTAAGTGCAAGCACTATATCTTATCAACATTATGACTGTAAGCAAGCCTAGAGCATGTGgccaaagaaaaggaagagctgCTGAAAAAGCAATACTGTAGTCGTTGGCTCTGGCATTGCAATtatttggtgggggtttttttaatgtagataTTTTGATTTATTCATTGAACAATTATTCAACTTGGAGGTCACCTCTGGGACAAACCTGAAACTGAGAGAAGTTGTGTCATTGAACTCAATGCATTCAAGGCTTCTTTTTCTTACACTGGCAGGagctgaagaaattttccctgggACAATCCTCGTCCAGTTGATTGGGATGAtggaatgaatataaagaagctGGGATTCGGTGACTTAGAGCTCCTCGGGACTCAGTAATTCCCTGGTGTTCCTGCTTTCACTGCAGAAGGAGGCCGAGCGTTTGGGAGCTTGGCTTTGTCCGGGAGGCCGCGAGGCGCTGGGGCTGTGTTGGAAGTCCTGCCCGAGTCGTCCTGCCCCCTGGCTcgtcccctcctccccagggccgGCACAGGGTGCCGGggctccccgccgcccccctcccgcGGGCTGCCCCGGGCGCTACTTGCCATGGACACGCGGCGtcccgaggcggcggcgggcggcgggctgGGCGCGCCCTCCTCGCGGCGCTTCCCCTCcgagccggagccggagccggagccgccGCGGGAGGCGGTGCTCTCGCTGTCGCTCCCCGCCCGGCTCCCGGTGAAGACGCGGGAGAGGAAGCTGGACTTGCGGGTGCCCGGGCAGTGCCCGCTGTCCGGGGAGTCGCCGCGCTCCTCATCCAGATCCCGGCAGGCGCTCACCCGGCTGTGCCTGCGGGGCGCCCGGTGGGCGgtggccgccgccgcccccgccgcccccgccccgccgcccgccggggCGGCCCGCGGCGCCTCCTCGCTGCTGGAGGAGGGCGGCTGGTGCTGTCCGTGGTgccggcggcgcggcggcggcgtcccctggagctgcccgCGGTGCTgccgggccggcggcggcgcgggggcggcgggcgcgggcggcgggagcggtgcgggcgcggggcgcggcggggacGCGTTGCTGGCCAGGCAGGGCGGCGGAGGCACCACCGAGCTCTTCTTGGAGATGTACAGGCCGGGGTCCTCCTCGGAGGGGCCCGCCGGCCACTGTGGCTGCCCGCAGAGGCTCTTCTGGATCTTCTTGATGCCCAGGTGGGCGATTTCGAGGATGTTGAGGAAGAGGGAGACGGCGGCTATGCTGTTCATGAAAACCATAAAGATGGTCTTCTCTGTGGGTCGGGACACAAAACAATCCACCGTGTTAGGGCAAGGGGGCCGAGTACATTTGTAAAGGGGAGACATGTGAAGCCCGTACAAAAGATACTGACCTATCATAAAGCCCACTTCGACCACTGACCGGGTCAGGATATGCAGGACGTAGGTGCGCAGCAGAGACCCTCTCAGGGGTGCCTTATTCACTTTCTTCTGTTCCTCCAGCTTACGCAGTTCTCTCTCCACCCTCCTGTGTTCCTCGAGCATGGGCTCCAGGTCCTCGAGCTGAGCCCGCAGGTCGGCTTTTCTGTTCTGTCGCTCTTTCTCGAGCGCCCTTAACCTGTAGAGCGCGTGGCCCATGTACACTAAGGATGGGGAGGAGACAAATATGATCTGCAGTACCCAGTATCTGATCAAAGAGATGGGGAAGGCTTTGTCATAACAGATATTGTTGCAGCCAGGTTGCTCTGTGTTGCAGATGAACTCGGACTGCTCATCATCCCAGACATCTTCAGCAGCCACTCCCAGCACCAACATCCGGAATATGAACAGGATCGTGAGCCAGATTTTGCCAACTATGGTGGAGTGGATGTGCACTTCTTCAAGGATGCTGCCCAACAAGTTCCAGTCCCCCATGGTCAGAAGTtcatttctggaaacaaaaaaaaattattttcatgcaatgatttttttttttttttttttttaaatggacatTTTAAGTTtagtttgtttggggttttttattttaataaatgtcTTTCAGATACATTCTGGTAGCTGGAGAGCTCTTAGAAGTTCATCATTATTTTCTACTTACTGGGTCTTTAAATGAATTCAAACTTCATGATTACTGGTCAAAGATGCAAATGTGAGATTATTTTTTCAGATTAAGAGAGATTAATTTCAGCTGTAAACCACAGTACTTCATAACTGCCcataattttatattattttcttcCCATTAGAAATGAAGACTTTTTTCCCACTTTACAAATCCTTTGCCAACTACAGGTTAATTCTACACCCACTCCATTCCACATTGACTATGAATTTGCCATAGTTTTGCCATAATAGATAATGTTCTTGGCTTTAATTTGTTGGATAAAGCTTTGAGAAGTGTCCTATAACTGACtaaaaaaagtttcatttttaCCCCAAGGTAGTAGCAATATTAGTGTCATCCATCCAATATTTTCCCACCTACCCAGGTAACAATTCACAAGTTTCTCTCTTGGCTTCCTAAAACTACAAATATGTAGCTGATTTACATATAACTTTACATTTGCAGTCTCAGTTCTAGGACAATATCAATAAACCGAGTGCTCCTAGGGTTAATACCTTTATTTTTATGCATCAAGTTTTACTGGACCAGCAAGACTTCATCTTAATTATAAATTTTAACATATGAGATAATGAAATCAGGGATTACATCATGGAGCAATGTGGAGGTTTTTAACAGTGAGTGTATGAAAATCCTTTTAACAAAAATGATTAACAAAATGCTTGATTCACAAGCAAATTGGTCTATGTTCTGCTACCAGATGCTTGATTTACAAGCTGCTTCTTTTGAAACTATTTTGGAGCTTCGGGTAATGTGGGGAATTGAAATGTAAGATATTTGACTGCTTATTTGTGCATGAACTGCATGTTTGGTGCTGAGTCCCTGGAACATGTTCTACTAATACGGTAATGAATTATTGAAAGCAACTGGGATCATATCTACCTTAGGGTTCacacttgaattttttttgtgcTACAATACTTTAAAGAAGTCCCAAATTCCACTAAACCACAACCTTTAGTAAAGTGCAATTTCtaagctttttttgtttgaaagtGGCTGGTTGATGTGCCCAAAATCTTGTATGTATTTAAATGATAGCGTAGCTGGGTGATATCACCGTTATTAATATGGTTTGGTTCATGACATAATCCCATGTAGTTCAATTCTGCTTCAAGGCTGCATTTTTCCACACTGCAAGTAAAGATTTTCAGTTGTAACCAGCAGTGAAGTCATTCTCAGCACAGGCATCCTACAGATTTCATTATTTTGTTTCTGGGACTGTTTTCAGTCTGCAAATTTGAATTTTCACACATGGAACTGGCTAAGGAAACATATCGAGTGAAGCAATTTCTTAGGTGCTGTGATGCACCCAGAATATCTTGTTTCCCCACTCCTTCCCTCCCACACATACCATTGCAATGAGacatgaggaaaacaaaaagtcaGCAATAATTACTGTAGTCCAATGCAACAGTTAACCAAAGGAGCTTTAGATATACTCATTGCCTTGCAAATGGCTGATCCCTCACTGAAATTGATAGactcagcaaaaaaacccaaccaaacaataAAACCCCAAGTGTGATGCTACAATGTGAATTCAGgaataaaagggaaaaggagataGCTTTAATCCCAAAGATGAAATGCATTCATCTAGCAGTAGGAACTGCCATTGTCTGTTCTGGAACAGAAAGTGGATGTAACTATTTGGGGCAAGAGAGGTATATAAACAGATCACTCCGGCTCGA
This Aphelocoma coerulescens isolate FSJ_1873_10779 chromosome 3, UR_Acoe_1.0, whole genome shotgun sequence DNA region includes the following protein-coding sequences:
- the GJA10 gene encoding gap junction alpha-10 protein, which encodes MGDWNLLGSILEEVHIHSTIVGKIWLTILFIFRMLVLGVAAEDVWDDEQSEFICNTEQPGCNNICYDKAFPISLIRYWVLQIIFVSSPSLVYMGHALYRLRALEKERQNRKADLRAQLEDLEPMLEEHRRVERELRKLEEQKKVNKAPLRGSLLRTYVLHILTRSVVEVGFMIGQYLLYGLHMSPLYKCTRPPCPNTVDCFVSRPTEKTIFMVFMNSIAAVSLFLNILEIAHLGIKKIQKSLCGQPQWPAGPSEEDPGLYISKKSSVVPPPPCLASNASPPRPAPAPLPPPAPAAPAPPPARQHRGQLQGTPPPRRRHHGQHQPPSSSSEEAPRAAPAGGGAGAAGAAAATAHRAPRRHSRVSACRDLDEERGDSPDSGHCPGTRKSSFLSRVFTGSRAGSDSESTASRGGSGSGSGSEGKRREEGAPSPPPAAASGRRVSMSMLLELSSIMKK